Proteins from one Neodiprion fabricii isolate iyNeoFabr1 chromosome 5, iyNeoFabr1.1, whole genome shotgun sequence genomic window:
- the LOC124182314 gene encoding fez family zinc finger protein erm-like — protein sequence MQPFASGTMATENPTSLPADQATSPAPRNLTFSIAKIMEPDKKPTSEPSHPQHLPTAGLPSLSYSAHLESAFKKYVPTLRHQNLLQHYPLLYYHPSPLLRAFPAPSVTGGSTPSTPSAIRSQTPPPSVTESSRIPSSASSPEEVMRKKTSPSPRDVNSGTKQKTFTCPECGKVFNAHYNLTRHMPVHTGARPFVCKICGKGFRQASTLCRHKIIHTAEKPHKCQTCGKAFNRSSTLNTHTRIHANYKPFICEFCGKGFHQKGNYKNHKLTHSGEKAYKCTICNKAFHQIYNLTFHMHTHNDKKPFSCKICGKGFCRNFDLKKHMRKLHETGSPVLNGGLGASGQSQNQQTPFSQIHHGPVGHNYVNPFLLPPPGSTTYHLNKML from the coding sequence ATGCAACCTTTTGCGAGCGGAACGATGGCGACGGAGAATCCAACGAGTTTGCCGGCGGATCAGGCGACCTCACCAGCGCCAAGAAACCTGACATTTTCAATCGCAAAGATCATGGAACCGGACAAGAAGCCAACGTCAGAACCGTCTCACCCCCAACACCTGCCGACGGCGGGTCTGCCGTCACTTTCTTATTCCGCGCACCTAGAATCGGCCTTCAAGAAATACGTGCCGACGTTGAGGCACCAAAATCTGCTCCAACACTATCCTCTTCTTTACTACCACCCGAGTCCATTGCTCAGAGCCTTTCCAGCTCCGTCAGTGACCGGCGGATCAACGCCTTCAACACCGTCGGCGATAAGGAGCCAAACGCCACCACCGTCGGTTACGGAATCGTCGAGGATACCGTCGTCAGCCTCGTCCCCGGAGGAGGTCATGAGAAAGAAGACCTCGCCGTCGCCACGTGACGTAAATTCAGGAACTAAACAGAAAACGTTCACGTGTCCGGAGTGCGGCAAGGTGTTCAACGCTCACTATAACCTCACGAGACACATGCCGGTTCACACGGGAGCCAGACCATTTGTCTGTAAGATATGCGGCAAAGGTTTCCGTCAAGCGAGTACTCTGTGCAGGCACAAGATAATCCACACTGCGGAAAAGCCGCACAAATGTCAGACATGCGGAAAGGCGTTTAACAGGAGTTCAACCCTGAACACACACACGAGAATTCACGCCAATTATAAACCGTtcatatgtgaattttgcggCAAGGGTTTCCACCAGAAGggtaattacaaaaatcacAAGCTAACGCACAGCGGCGAAAAGGCGTACAAGTGCACAATTTGCAACAAGGCTTTTCACCAGATTTACAACCTAACATTTCACATGCACACCCACAACGACAAGAAGCCGTTTTCCTGCAAGATATGCGGCAAGGGTTTCTGCAGGAACTTTGACCTCAAAAAGCACATGCGCAAGCTCCACGAAACCGGGTCTCCGGTTCTCAACGGTGGACTCGGTGCCTCGGGTCAAAGTCAGAACCAGCAGACGCCATTCTCACAAATCCATCACGGCCCCGTCGGTCACAATTATGTTAATCCGTTCCTGCTGCCACCGCCAGGCAGTACGACCTATCATCTAAACAAGATGTTGTGA